The Cronobacter sakazakii genome has a window encoding:
- the ffh gene encoding signal recognition particle protein: MFDNLTDRLSRTLRNISGRGRLTEDNIKETLREVRMALLEADVALPVVRDFINRVKEKAVGHEVNKSLTPGQEFVKIVRNELVAAMGEENQSLNLAAQPPAVVLMAGLQGAGKTTSVGKLGKFLREKHKKKVLVVSADVYRPAAIKQLETLAQQVGVDFFPSDVAQKPVDIVNAALKEAKLKFYDVLLVDTAGRLHVDEAMMDEIKQVHASIKPVETLFVVDAMTGQDAANTAKAFNEALPLTGVVLTKVDGDARGGAALSIRHITGKPIKFLGVGEKTEALEPFHPDRIASRILGMGDVLSLIEDIESKVDRAQAEKLASKLKKGDGFDLNDFLEQLKQMKNMGGMASLMGKLPGMGQLPDNVKSQMDDKILVRMEAIINSMTMKERAKPEIIKGSRKRRIAAGCGMQVQDVNRLLKQFDDMQRMMKKMKKGGMAKMMRNMKGMMPPGFPGR, from the coding sequence ATGTTTGATAATTTAACTGACCGTTTGTCGCGCACGCTGCGCAATATCAGCGGCCGTGGGCGCCTGACTGAAGACAACATTAAAGAGACGCTGCGCGAAGTGCGCATGGCGCTGCTGGAAGCCGACGTCGCGCTGCCGGTGGTGCGTGACTTCATCAACCGCGTAAAAGAGAAAGCGGTAGGGCATGAAGTTAACAAAAGCCTGACGCCAGGCCAGGAGTTTGTGAAGATTGTTCGTAACGAACTGGTGGCGGCGATGGGCGAAGAAAACCAGAGCCTGAATCTGGCCGCGCAGCCGCCCGCCGTGGTGCTGATGGCGGGCCTGCAGGGGGCCGGTAAAACGACAAGCGTCGGTAAGCTCGGTAAATTCCTGCGCGAAAAGCACAAGAAAAAAGTGCTGGTGGTTTCCGCGGACGTGTATCGCCCGGCGGCGATTAAACAGCTCGAAACGCTGGCGCAGCAGGTCGGCGTGGATTTCTTCCCGTCTGACGTCGCGCAAAAGCCGGTCGACATCGTTAACGCGGCGCTGAAAGAAGCGAAGCTGAAATTCTACGACGTGCTGCTGGTGGATACCGCCGGTCGTCTGCACGTCGACGAAGCGATGATGGACGAAATCAAGCAGGTTCACGCCTCTATCAAACCGGTGGAAACGCTGTTTGTGGTCGATGCGATGACCGGCCAGGACGCCGCCAATACCGCGAAAGCCTTTAACGAAGCGCTGCCGCTGACCGGCGTGGTGCTGACCAAAGTGGATGGCGACGCCCGCGGAGGTGCGGCGCTCTCGATTCGTCACATCACCGGCAAACCGATTAAATTCCTCGGCGTTGGTGAGAAAACCGAAGCGCTGGAGCCGTTCCACCCGGACCGCATCGCGTCGCGTATTCTCGGCATGGGCGATGTACTGTCGCTTATCGAAGATATCGAAAGCAAAGTCGATCGCGCGCAGGCGGAGAAACTCGCCTCCAAGCTGAAAAAAGGCGACGGCTTCGATCTGAACGATTTCCTTGAGCAGCTCAAGCAGATGAAAAACATGGGCGGCATGGCGAGCCTGATGGGCAAACTGCCGGGCATGGGACAACTGCCGGATAACGTGAAATCGCAGATGGATGACAAAATCCTGGTGCGTATGGAAGCCATCATTAATTCGATGACGATGAAAGAGCGCGCGAAGCCGGAAATCATCAAAGGCTCTCGCAAGCGTCGTATCGCGGCAGGCTGCGGGATGCAAGTGCAGGACGTTAACCGCCTTCTGAAACAGTTC
- the grpE gene encoding nucleotide exchange factor GrpE, whose product MSSKEQKTPDGQAPEEIVTEQHEEVEAVESAESAEQVDPRDEEIARLQSELTQAQNRERDTVLRMKAEMENLRRRTEQDIEKAHKFALEKFINELLPVIDSLDRALEVANKENQDMAAMVEGIELTLKSMLDVVRKFGVEVIADTNVPLDPNVHQAIAMVESEDVAPNHVLAVMQKGYTLNGRTIRAAMVTVAKAKA is encoded by the coding sequence ATGAGTAGTAAAGAACAGAAAACGCCTGACGGGCAAGCCCCGGAAGAGATCGTCACGGAGCAGCATGAAGAGGTTGAGGCTGTAGAATCTGCCGAATCTGCTGAGCAGGTGGATCCGCGCGATGAAGAGATTGCCCGGTTGCAGTCGGAGTTAACGCAGGCCCAGAACCGCGAGCGCGACACTGTGCTTCGCATGAAAGCGGAGATGGAAAACCTGCGTCGCCGTACCGAGCAGGATATCGAGAAGGCGCATAAATTCGCGCTGGAGAAATTCATCAACGAGCTGCTGCCGGTCATTGACAGCCTCGATCGCGCGCTCGAAGTGGCGAACAAAGAAAACCAGGATATGGCCGCGATGGTGGAAGGGATCGAACTGACCCTGAAATCGATGCTGGATGTAGTGCGTAAGTTCGGCGTGGAAGTGATTGCCGACACCAACGTGCCGCTGGATCCGAACGTGCATCAGGCTATCGCCATGGTGGAATCGGAAGACGTTGCGCCGAACCACGTGCTGGCAGTGATGCAGAAAGGCTATACCCTGAACGGCCGCACCATTCGCGCCGCGATGGTGACCGTCGCGAAAGCGAAGGCGTAA
- a CDS encoding HlyC/CorC family transporter: MEHISTTTLIVTLIVMVVVSAYFSGSETGMMTLNRYRLRHLSKQGNRAAKRVERLLRKPDRLISLVLIGNNLVNILASSLATIVGMRLYGDAGVAIATGVLTFVVLVFAEVLPKTVAALYPEKVAFPSSFLLGPLQIIMMPLVWLLNMITRVLMRMVGIKADNVVSAALSKDELRTIVHESRSQISRRNQDMLLSVLDLEKVSVSDIMVPRNDIVGIDINDDWKSIVRQLTHSPHGRIVLYRESLDDAIGMLRIREAWRQMNEKKEFTKEVMLRAADEIYYVPEGTPLSVQLVKFQRNKKKVGLVVNEYGDIQGLVTVEDILEEIVGDFTTSMSPTLAEEVTPQNDGSVIIEGSANVRELNKAFNWRLPEEEARTVNGMILEALEEIPSAGIRLRLHQYDIDILDVQENMIKQVRITPVKPLRESVEGN, encoded by the coding sequence TTGGAACATATCTCAACCACCACACTCATCGTAACGCTTATCGTGATGGTGGTGGTCTCCGCCTACTTCTCCGGCTCGGAAACCGGGATGATGACCCTCAACCGTTATCGCCTGCGGCACCTGTCGAAGCAGGGCAACCGCGCGGCGAAACGGGTGGAACGCCTGCTGCGTAAGCCCGACCGGCTGATAAGCCTGGTGTTAATCGGCAACAACCTGGTCAATATCCTTGCCTCGTCGCTCGCCACTATCGTCGGCATGCGTCTGTATGGCGATGCGGGCGTGGCGATCGCCACCGGCGTACTGACGTTCGTGGTGCTGGTTTTCGCCGAAGTCCTGCCGAAAACCGTTGCGGCGCTCTACCCGGAAAAAGTGGCCTTCCCGAGCAGCTTTTTGCTCGGCCCGCTGCAAATCATCATGATGCCGCTGGTCTGGCTGCTGAATATGATCACGCGCGTGCTGATGCGTATGGTCGGTATTAAAGCGGATAACGTGGTGAGCGCCGCGCTCAGCAAAGATGAGCTGCGCACCATCGTGCATGAATCGCGCTCGCAGATTTCGCGCCGCAATCAGGACATGCTGCTCTCCGTACTGGATCTGGAAAAAGTGAGCGTCAGCGACATCATGGTGCCGCGTAACGATATCGTCGGCATTGATATTAACGACGACTGGAAATCCATCGTCCGCCAGCTGACCCACTCGCCGCACGGGCGCATCGTGCTGTATCGCGAATCCCTTGACGACGCTATCGGCATGCTGCGAATCCGCGAGGCCTGGCGGCAGATGAACGAGAAAAAAGAGTTCACCAAAGAGGTGATGCTGCGCGCCGCCGATGAGATCTACTACGTGCCGGAAGGCACGCCGCTCAGCGTTCAGCTGGTGAAATTCCAGCGCAATAAAAAGAAAGTGGGCCTGGTGGTCAATGAATATGGCGATATTCAGGGGCTGGTGACGGTAGAAGATATTCTTGAAGAGATTGTCGGGGACTTCACCACCTCGATGTCACCCACGCTTGCTGAGGAAGTCACGCCGCAAAACGACGGCTCGGTTATCATCGAAGGCAGCGCCAACGTGCGCGAGCTTAACAAAGCGTTTAACTGGCGCTTACCGGAAGAAGAAGCCCGCACCGTCAACGGCATGATCCTCGAAGCGCTGGAGGAGATCCCCTCCGCCGGCATTCGCCTGCGTCTGCACCAGTACGATATCGATATTCTCGATGTGCAGGAAAATATGATTAAACAGGTACGGATAACGCCGGTAAAACCGCTGCGGGAAAGCGTGGAAGGCAACTAA
- a CDS encoding cytochrome C assembly family protein, producing the protein MPVFSLLALVAYSVSLALIIPGLLRKNSAWRRLAIISAVIALVCHAVALEGRLFPDDSSGGQNLSLLNVGSLVSLMICTVMTIVASKNRGWLLLPIVYAFALINLAFATFVPNEYITHLETTPGMMVHIGLSLFSYATLIIAALYALQLAWIDYLLKNKKLVFSADMPPLMGIERKMFHITQVGVVLLTLTLCTGLFYLHNMFSMENIDKAVLSIVAWFVYIILLWGHYHEGWRGRRVVWFNVAGAALLTLAYFGSRVIQQFAG; encoded by the coding sequence ATGCCTGTTTTTTCACTGCTGGCGCTTGTCGCCTACTCGGTAAGCCTGGCGCTTATCATTCCCGGTCTGCTTCGCAAGAACAGCGCGTGGCGTCGTCTTGCGATAATTTCGGCGGTGATAGCGCTCGTCTGTCACGCCGTGGCGCTGGAAGGTCGACTGTTCCCGGACGACAGCAGCGGCGGCCAGAATCTCAGCCTGCTGAACGTCGGTTCGCTGGTCAGCCTGATGATCTGCACCGTGATGACTATTGTGGCCTCGAAAAACCGCGGCTGGCTGCTGTTGCCGATTGTTTACGCGTTTGCGCTGATCAACCTGGCCTTCGCGACCTTCGTGCCGAATGAATACATTACGCATCTGGAAACCACGCCCGGCATGATGGTGCATATCGGCCTGTCGCTCTTTTCCTACGCGACGCTGATTATCGCCGCGCTCTACGCGCTGCAACTGGCGTGGATAGACTATCTGCTGAAAAACAAAAAGCTGGTGTTCAGCGCCGACATGCCGCCGCTGATGGGTATCGAGCGCAAGATGTTCCATATCACCCAGGTGGGCGTCGTGCTGCTGACGCTGACGCTCTGCACCGGTCTGTTCTATCTTCACAACATGTTCAGCATGGAGAATATCGACAAAGCGGTGCTGTCCATCGTCGCATGGTTTGTCTATATCATCCTGCTCTGGGGACACTATCATGAAGGCTGGCGCGGCCGCCGCGTAGTGTGGTTTAACGTCGCAGGCGCCGCCTTGCTGACGCTCGCCTACTTCGGCAGCCGGGTTATCCAGCAGTTCGCTGGCTAA